The Chloroflexota bacterium genome contains a region encoding:
- a CDS encoding spermidine/putrescine ABC transporter substrate-binding protein: MSNKRTAIWKGLAALAVISLILAACGSGSGAPAATAGPKTTSNGFICPEPNPKTSVTSTEVNLFVWTEYIPPDTIECFELVYGIKVNRDEYSANEEMYAKLSAGSTSYDLVQPTDYIVSLMIRQGLLQKLDKSKLPNFGNLDPNYLNFAFDPGNEYTLPYQAGTDAIVINTDAVENVPQSWADLWKPEYAGRMVFLDDSRATIGLTLLTLGYDVNTKDPAQLKEAETKLAELAAGIKLFDSDSPKTALIAGDADLGMTWTGEAFLAQQENPAIQYIYPTEGAILWQDNYAIPANAPHTDAAYAWLNYSMQGDVFWMMLRDFPYTNPNQAALDYAKENQKDIYDAYFNSPITNTPPEAIQNGHRIDDVGDATPLYDEIWTRIKQ; this comes from the coding sequence ATGTCGAATAAACGCACCGCAATCTGGAAGGGGCTGGCGGCTCTCGCCGTCATCAGCCTGATCCTGGCCGCCTGCGGCAGTGGGAGCGGCGCGCCCGCCGCCACCGCCGGGCCAAAAACCACCTCGAACGGCTTCATTTGCCCGGAGCCAAACCCGAAGACGTCGGTCACGTCCACCGAAGTGAACCTCTTCGTCTGGACGGAATACATTCCGCCCGACACGATTGAATGCTTTGAACTGGTCTACGGCATCAAAGTCAATCGCGACGAATACTCGGCCAACGAAGAAATGTACGCCAAGCTCTCGGCGGGAAGCACCAGCTACGACCTTGTCCAGCCCACCGATTACATCGTCAGCCTGATGATCCGCCAGGGGCTTCTGCAAAAGCTCGACAAGAGCAAACTGCCGAACTTTGGCAACCTCGACCCCAACTATTTGAACTTCGCTTTCGATCCGGGCAACGAATACACCCTGCCCTACCAGGCCGGGACGGACGCCATTGTGATCAACACCGACGCCGTAGAGAACGTGCCGCAGTCCTGGGCCGACTTGTGGAAACCGGAATACGCGGGCCGGATGGTCTTCCTGGATGACTCGCGGGCGACAATTGGCCTGACCCTGCTCACGCTCGGCTACGACGTGAACACCAAAGACCCGGCCCAGTTGAAAGAAGCTGAAACCAAGCTGGCCGAGCTGGCGGCGGGTATCAAGCTCTTCGACAGCGACAGCCCCAAGACGGCTCTCATCGCCGGCGACGCCGACCTGGGCATGACCTGGACGGGCGAGGCCTTCCTGGCCCAACAGGAAAACCCGGCCATTCAATACATTTACCCGACCGAGGGCGCGATTCTGTGGCAGGATAATTACGCTATTCCGGCTAACGCGCCTCACACCGATGCCGCCTACGCCTGGCTCAACTACTCGATGCAAGGCGATGTGTTCTGGATGATGTTGCGCGACTTCCCCTACACCAACCCCAACCAGGCCGCGCTCGATTACGCCAAAGAGAACCAAAAGGACATCTACGACGCCTACTTCAACTCGCCCATCACCAACACCCCGCCCGAGGCCATCCAGAACGGCCACCGCATTGACGACGTGGGCGACGCCACCCCGCTCTACGACGAAATCTGGACGCGGATCAAACAATAG
- a CDS encoding ABC transporter permease translates to MNLTKRPPLVVVSAILVYIFLYAPIAVLVLFSFNSSRTNIVFEGVVNQGACGPFYWFCRLFENDDVVEAARNTLTIAFTSTVLATIIGTMAALALQRYSFPVKTFSEAALYIPIVIPEIVMGIGILVLFSALFTWINTTFGLAAGQRLSLGLGTVIVSHVAFSVPFVTLVVRARLHGFDKAVEEAAMDLGANEVTTFWRVTLPIIAPGVLSGALLAFTLSLDDFIITFFTNGPGSTTLPIYVYGLLRRIITPEVNALSTVWISMVLIVVFFSQRLESREA, encoded by the coding sequence ATGAACCTCACCAAACGCCCGCCGCTGGTTGTTGTCTCGGCCATCCTGGTCTACATTTTTCTTTACGCGCCCATCGCCGTCCTGGTGTTGTTTTCCTTCAACTCGTCGCGCACCAACATCGTCTTTGAGGGCGTGGTCAATCAGGGCGCGTGCGGCCCGTTCTACTGGTTCTGCCGATTGTTCGAGAACGACGACGTGGTGGAAGCCGCCCGCAACACCCTGACCATTGCCTTTACCTCCACCGTCCTGGCAACCATCATTGGCACCATGGCCGCCCTGGCCCTGCAACGCTATTCGTTCCCGGTCAAAACGTTTTCAGAAGCGGCGCTCTACATTCCCATCGTCATCCCCGAAATCGTGATGGGTATCGGCATCCTGGTCTTGTTCAGCGCCCTGTTCACCTGGATCAACACCACCTTCGGGCTGGCCGCCGGCCAGCGGCTCTCGCTGGGTCTTGGCACGGTCATCGTTTCGCACGTGGCCTTCAGCGTCCCGTTCGTCACCCTGGTGGTGCGCGCCCGCCTGCACGGCTTCGACAAGGCGGTGGAAGAGGCGGCGATGGATCTGGGGGCCAATGAAGTGACCACGTTCTGGCGGGTGACCCTGCCGATCATCGCTCCGGGGGTGCTGTCGGGGGCGTTGCTGGCCTTCACTCTATCGCTCGACGATTTCATCATCACCTTCTTCACCAACGGCCCCGGCTCGACGACCCTGCCCATTTACGTTTACGGTCTATTGCGCCGCATCATCACCCCGGAAGTCAACGCGCTCTCAACCGTCTGGATTTCGATGGTGCTGATCGTCGTTTTCTTTTCGCAACGATTGGAAAGCCGGGAAGCATGA
- a CDS encoding ABC transporter permease has product MLQKFRENKRLQGTLLISPTLLWMIGLLIIPLIFTVITSFGRRDADGNVIYTFTVDNYLRLAGITPEGFDSLYVEILWRSIILAFQTTIIVILMAYPLAYFVARGPAKQRNTFLFLILVPLWTNFVIRIYAWIMILRTQGVLNGLLGLVAGLFKIPFEPFDFYPSSGAVLVGMVYEFLPFMILPIYTSLEKIDGSLFEAAADLGSNAIRTFFRVTLPLSMPGVVAGTILVFVPVMGTFVVSDILGGRQVFLVGNLIQRQFLDARDPAFGSAASIILMIMTLIVTIFYTRRFGFGEEIASA; this is encoded by the coding sequence ATGTTGCAAAAATTCCGCGAGAACAAAAGACTCCAGGGCACGCTCCTCATCTCTCCCACGTTGCTGTGGATGATCGGCCTGCTCATCATCCCGCTGATCTTCACCGTCATCACCAGCTTTGGCCGCCGCGACGCCGACGGCAACGTGATCTACACCTTCACCGTTGACAACTATTTGCGACTGGCCGGCATCACCCCCGAAGGTTTCGACTCGCTGTACGTGGAAATTCTGTGGCGTTCCATCATCCTGGCCTTCCAGACGACGATCATCGTCATTTTGATGGCCTACCCGCTGGCCTACTTTGTGGCTCGCGGCCCGGCCAAACAGCGCAACACCTTCCTCTTCCTCATCCTCGTTCCGCTGTGGACGAACTTTGTCATTCGCATCTACGCCTGGATTATGATTTTGCGGACGCAGGGCGTGCTCAACGGCCTCCTCGGTTTGGTCGCCGGTTTGTTTAAAATCCCGTTTGAGCCTTTCGATTTTTACCCCTCGTCGGGCGCGGTGCTGGTGGGCATGGTCTACGAATTTTTGCCCTTCATGATCCTGCCCATTTACACTTCGCTGGAAAAGATTGACGGCTCGCTCTTTGAAGCCGCCGCCGACCTGGGCTCAAACGCCATTCGCACCTTCTTCCGCGTCACCCTGCCGCTCTCCATGCCGGGCGTGGTGGCCGGGACGATCCTAGTATTCGTGCCGGTCATGGGCACGTTCGTCGTCTCCGACATCCTCGGCGGGCGGCAGGTGTTCCTGGTGGGCAACCTCATCCAGCGCCAATTCCTCGACGCCCGCGACCCGGCCTTCGGGTCAGCCGCCTCGATCATCTTAATGATCATGACTCTGATCGTCACCATTTTCTACACCCGCCGGTTCGGCTTCGGAGAGGAGATCGCCTCAGCATGA
- a CDS encoding ABC transporter ATP-binding protein — translation MPEFAVELRDVSKRFPGPSGEIVSAVRNVTMQIRDGEFFSMLGPSGCGKTTSLRMIAGFELPTEGEVFIHGKPMGQTPPFQRPVNTVFQNYALFPHMTIGENVAFGLEMKGVPKNEIGPRVTQALEMVRLPGYEKRRTRQMSGGQQQRVALARALVNRPEVLLLDEPLGALDLKLRKEMQLELKKLQREVGITFIYVTHDQEEALTMSDRIAVMSNGVALQTGDANDIYERPNCKFVADFIGETSFLNGVVKEQNGKTLVVGLNGGLTVRAESEASIASGTQVSVAIRPEKMHIKPLEGAANRFTGRVESIVYIGTDTHYGVRFKDDHFVRVREQNNAPGSRPVAAEGDEVTVSFSTEAARVLTE, via the coding sequence ATGCCTGAGTTTGCAGTTGAGCTTCGTGATGTGTCCAAACGCTTTCCCGGCCCCTCCGGGGAAATTGTCAGCGCCGTCCGCAATGTCACCATGCAAATTCGCGACGGCGAATTTTTTTCCATGCTCGGCCCTTCGGGTTGCGGCAAGACCACCTCGTTGAGAATGATCGCCGGTTTTGAACTGCCCACCGAAGGCGAAGTTTTTATTCACGGCAAACCCATGGGCCAAACGCCGCCCTTCCAGCGCCCGGTCAATACCGTCTTTCAAAACTACGCCCTCTTCCCGCATATGACTATCGGCGAGAACGTGGCCTTTGGGCTGGAGATGAAGGGCGTGCCCAAGAACGAGATCGGGCCGCGCGTGACTCAGGCGCTGGAGATGGTGCGCCTGCCCGGTTACGAAAAGCGGCGGACGAGGCAAATGTCGGGCGGCCAGCAACAACGGGTGGCTCTGGCCCGCGCCCTGGTCAACCGCCCCGAAGTGCTCCTGCTCGACGAGCCGCTCGGCGCGCTCGACCTCAAGCTCCGCAAAGAAATGCAGCTCGAACTCAAGAAGCTCCAGCGCGAAGTGGGCATCACTTTCATTTACGTGACTCACGATCAGGAAGAAGCGCTGACGATGAGCGACCGCATCGCCGTCATGTCGAACGGGGTGGCCCTGCAAACCGGCGACGCCAACGACATTTACGAACGGCCCAACTGCAAATTTGTGGCCGACTTCATCGGCGAGACGAGCTTTCTCAACGGCGTGGTGAAAGAGCAAAACGGCAAGACCCTGGTTGTGGGCCTCAACGGCGGGTTGACCGTCCGGGCCGAATCCGAAGCGTCCATCGCCAGCGGGACTCAGGTAAGCGTCGCCATCCGCCCGGAGAAAATGCACATCAAACCTCTGGAGGGCGCGGCCAACCGGTTTACGGGTCGGGTGGAGAGCATCGTCTACATCGGCACCGACACGCATTACGGCGTCCGCTTCAAAGACGATCATTTTGTGCGCGTGCGCGAACAGAACAACGCGCCCGGCTCGCGCCCGGTGGCGGCTGAAGGCGACGAAGTGACGGTGAGCTTCTCCACCGAAGCGGCGCGGGTGTTGACGGAATAA
- a CDS encoding FecR domain-containing protein: MNRLFSFSTIIILLLTACGGQPTAAPTTAPSERARTATLSEVVNVVEARAAEAEAFAQADDGLALGVGSQVRTGEASSVRLDFSEGTIVRVAQNSSFVVRVLEQETTNALTRLALETGKIWVSLTGGSVEVETPVGVASVRGSFAVFEYDPGDPDDPTDDVLVISCIEGECQAQNENFDETAGNLERIVLSEGGEEVTRIVLTGDDVQEFISNNPEVGAAIVATLTAAPSATLPPTETPTASSTFTATIPPSPTETATASPAPTDTNTPRPPATRTPAPTSTLADTPTPEATPLPSCTPPEFFDPFLNRCRLNSDFTAAPSQTDAPPPTPTYDPGF; the protein is encoded by the coding sequence ATGAATAGATTGTTCTCGTTTTCAACCATCATCATTTTGTTGTTGACCGCCTGCGGCGGCCAACCCACCGCCGCGCCGACCACCGCGCCCTCGGAAAGGGCGCGCACCGCTACCCTGAGCGAGGTTGTCAATGTGGTGGAAGCGCGCGCCGCCGAGGCCGAGGCTTTTGCCCAGGCCGACGACGGCCTCGCGCTGGGCGTGGGGAGCCAGGTGCGAACCGGCGAGGCCTCCAGCGTGCGGCTGGACTTTAGTGAAGGCACAATTGTTCGCGTGGCGCAGAATTCGTCCTTTGTCGTTCGCGTGCTGGAACAGGAAACAACCAATGCCCTGACCCGCCTGGCGCTTGAGACCGGCAAGATTTGGGTCAGCTTGACCGGCGGCTCGGTGGAAGTGGAAACGCCGGTGGGCGTGGCCTCGGTGCGCGGGTCGTTCGCCGTGTTTGAATACGACCCCGGCGACCCGGACGACCCGACCGACGATGTGCTGGTGATCAGTTGCATTGAGGGCGAATGCCAGGCGCAGAATGAAAACTTTGACGAGACGGCGGGCAACCTGGAGCGGATTGTATTGTCGGAAGGCGGCGAGGAAGTGACGCGCATTGTGTTGACCGGCGACGACGTGCAGGAATTCATCAGCAACAACCCGGAAGTGGGCGCGGCTATCGTCGCCACGCTCACGGCGGCTCCATCGGCCACCCTTCCGCCGACCGAGACGCCAACGGCTTCTTCGACCTTCACGGCCACGATTCCGCCGAGTCCAACCGAAACGGCTACCGCCTCGCCTGCGCCCACTGACACCAACACGCCCAGGCCGCCGGCCACGCGAACCCCGGCACCCACTTCAACATTGGCTGACACGCCGACGCCGGAGGCCACGCCGTTGCCATCGTGTACGCCGCCGGAGTTCTTCGACCCGTTCCTGAATCGTTGCCGGTTGAATTCGGACTTTACTGCAGCGCCGAGCCAGACGGATGCGCCTCCGCCCACGCCGACCTATGACCCCGGCTTCTAG
- a CDS encoding aminotransferase class III-fold pyridoxal phosphate-dependent enzyme, whose amino-acid sequence MTQPSVVTHISPIWSRSATIIAERGEGAYLYTTDGRKLMDFTCGIGVTNTGHAHPKVVAAIQEQAAKLIHGQANIVYHRPMLELVEELLTIVPAKLSSFYFSNSGAEILEGAVKLAKHATKRANVIVFSGSFHGRTHLTMSMTTSKTVYRVGYQPLVPGIFVTPYPYAYKYGMSDDEVTDYCLRELRLLLKSQTAPEETAAIVIEPVLGEGGYVVPPVRFMQELRELCDRYGILLVADEVQSGFGRTGKWFAVEHFGVVPDILTMAKGIASGMPLSGLAASPELMAKWTPGTHGGTYGGNAVSCAAAVATIRVMKEEGLIANAVKMGEVLVAGLRKLQEEHPEIGDVRGAGLMIATEFTDPKRQPWTDRAKAATKAALEHDLMLLTCGSYDNIIRWIPPLVVNESQIKQALGAFESALNDAKA is encoded by the coding sequence ATGACCCAACCCAGCGTCGTCACCCACATCTCCCCCATCTGGTCTCGAAGCGCGACCATCATCGCCGAGCGCGGCGAGGGCGCTTACCTCTACACGACCGATGGCCGCAAGCTGATGGATTTCACCTGCGGCATCGGCGTGACCAACACCGGCCACGCCCATCCCAAAGTGGTGGCCGCCATCCAGGAGCAGGCGGCCAAACTGATTCACGGCCAGGCCAACATCGTCTACCACCGGCCTATGTTGGAACTGGTCGAAGAACTGCTCACCATCGTTCCTGCTAAACTCAGTTCGTTTTATTTCTCAAACTCCGGCGCAGAAATTTTAGAGGGCGCGGTCAAGCTGGCCAAGCACGCCACCAAGCGCGCCAACGTCATTGTCTTCAGCGGCTCATTTCACGGGCGTACCCATCTGACGATGAGCATGACGACCTCCAAGACGGTTTATCGAGTCGGCTACCAGCCGCTCGTGCCGGGCATCTTCGTCACCCCGTATCCTTACGCTTATAAATATGGCATGAGCGACGACGAAGTGACCGACTACTGCTTGCGCGAACTCAGGCTTCTGCTCAAATCTCAAACCGCCCCCGAAGAGACGGCGGCCATCGTCATCGAGCCGGTGCTGGGCGAAGGCGGCTACGTCGTGCCGCCGGTCCGCTTCATGCAAGAGTTGCGCGAGTTGTGCGATCGCTACGGCATCCTGCTCGTGGCCGACGAGGTGCAGAGCGGCTTTGGGCGAACAGGCAAGTGGTTCGCCGTCGAACATTTTGGTGTTGTTCCAGATATTTTGACGATGGCGAAAGGGATTGCGTCCGGGATGCCGCTCTCCGGGTTGGCGGCCAGCCCGGAGTTGATGGCCAAGTGGACGCCCGGCACACACGGCGGCACGTACGGCGGCAACGCCGTTTCGTGCGCCGCCGCCGTCGCCACGATCCGAGTCATGAAAGAAGAAGGCCTGATCGCGAACGCGGTCAAGATGGGCGAAGTGCTTGTAGCCGGTTTACGCAAGCTTCAAGAGGAGCATCCTGAGATCGGCGACGTGCGCGGCGCAGGCTTGATGATCGCCACCGAGTTTACTGATCCCAAGCGTCAGCCCTGGACCGACCGGGCCAAAGCCGCCACTAAAGCCGCCCTCGAGCACGACCTGATGCTTCTCACTTGCGGCTCCTACGACAACATCATCCGCTGGATACCGCCGCTGGTGGTGAACGAGTCGCAAATCAAACAGGCGCTCGGCGCGTTTGAAAGCGCGTTGAACGACGCCAAAGCATGA
- a CDS encoding DUF952 domain-containing protein, with the protein MANNILHLVPADYFHSFPASEPYFPEAFTADGFIHCTKEPEVMLKIANRFYKDLPGELLVLVIDADKVAAEVKWEAPAHPDGSAASAGEPLFPHIYGPLNRNAIVEIHPAVRAKDGTFLAV; encoded by the coding sequence ATGGCAAATAACATCCTCCACCTCGTCCCCGCCGATTATTTCCACAGCTTCCCAGCCTCCGAGCCTTACTTCCCTGAAGCCTTCACTGCCGACGGATTCATTCACTGCACCAAAGAGCCGGAAGTGATGCTGAAGATCGCCAACCGCTTTTATAAGGACTTGCCAGGTGAACTGCTGGTGCTGGTGATTGATGCTGACAAAGTGGCCGCCGAAGTGAAATGGGAAGCCCCCGCCCACCCGGACGGTTCAGCCGCCTCTGCCGGGGAACCGCTGTTCCCACACATCTACGGCCCGTTGAACCGCAACGCCATTGTCGAGATTCACCCGGCGGTGCGCGCAAAAGACGGGACGTTTCTGGCAGTGTAA
- a CDS encoding VWA domain-containing protein codes for MKATEEFSPRSLNTPLDKLTRNQGGKRSRTRTDRKRGRYIQARPTHGKTDDLAFDATLRAAAPFQVQRSEQRAEHDVAFAVKTEDFHRKIRVRKAANLILFVVDASWSMAVAERMSATKGAIMSLLTDAYQRRDRVGLIVFQKNQSRLILPPTNSVMLAQKALADIPVGGKTPLSAGLTMAFKILAQEKRLHPDVMPLMILLTDGAGNVSMTDLPPQTEAYRAAELIKDENIKSVVINMEHAAFDQGLARGLAEHLGCACLTLHDLRAETLYKTVKKELDGG; via the coding sequence GTGAAAGCCACCGAAGAGTTCAGCCCGCGCAGTCTCAACACCCCGCTCGACAAACTCACCCGCAACCAGGGCGGCAAGCGAAGCCGAACGCGCACCGACCGCAAGCGTGGCCGTTACATTCAGGCCCGGCCCACGCACGGCAAGACCGACGACCTGGCCTTCGATGCCACCCTCCGCGCCGCCGCCCCGTTTCAGGTTCAGCGAAGCGAACAGCGCGCCGAGCACGACGTAGCCTTCGCCGTCAAGACCGAAGACTTCCATCGCAAGATTCGAGTCCGCAAAGCCGCCAACCTGATTCTGTTTGTCGTAGACGCCTCGTGGAGCATGGCCGTAGCCGAGCGCATGAGCGCCACTAAAGGGGCCATCATGTCCCTGCTCACCGACGCCTACCAGCGCCGCGACCGCGTCGGCCTCATCGTCTTCCAGAAGAACCAGTCCCGCCTCATCCTGCCGCCGACCAACTCGGTGATGCTGGCCCAAAAGGCGCTGGCCGACATCCCGGTGGGCGGCAAGACTCCGCTCTCCGCCGGGTTGACGATGGCCTTCAAGATTCTGGCCCAGGAGAAGCGCCTGCACCCTGACGTGATGCCGCTGATGATTCTGCTGACCGACGGCGCCGGCAACGTCTCCATGACCGACCTGCCGCCGCAGACTGAAGCCTACCGCGCCGCCGAGTTGATCAAGGACGAGAACATCAAAAGCGTAGTCATCAATATGGAGCACGCCGCCTTCGACCAGGGACTGGCGCGCGGCCTGGCCGAGCATCTTGGATGCGCCTGCCTCACCCTGCACGACCTGCGCGCCGAGACGTTGTATAAGACGGTGAAGAAAGAACTGGATGGGGGGTAG
- a CDS encoding ATP-binding protein → MPPIFPFTAIVGQERMKRALILNAVNPRLGGVLIRGERGTAKSTAAHALAALLPDVRVVKDCRFGCDPDRPSTWCTECQERAAKDGKLPLTTRRTSFINLPVSATEDRVVGTLDIEKAIQKGERHFEAGVLAAANRGLLYVDEVNLLDDHVVDVLLDSAAMGVNVVEREGISFAHPARFILVGTMNPEEGDLRPQLLDRFALSVDIHGLTTSTDRVAIMERNLNYEADPDAFHKEWEPKEHELADEIEQAREIVEEVKYGKRDLEAIASLTTSMGVDGHRADLVILRAARAHAAFGGRVTINDEDIILAAELALPHRIKHGPFQKTEVTAYDLEERMEQIRSEFGGAESQPTPSEEKSQVKKNRA, encoded by the coding sequence ATGCCCCCTATTTTCCCCTTCACGGCCATCGTCGGGCAGGAACGCATGAAGCGCGCCCTGATTTTGAACGCGGTCAACCCGCGCCTCGGCGGGGTGCTCATTCGCGGCGAACGCGGCACGGCCAAGTCCACCGCCGCCCACGCCCTGGCCGCCCTTCTGCCTGACGTGCGCGTGGTCAAAGACTGCCGCTTTGGCTGTGACCCCGACCGGCCTTCCACCTGGTGCACCGAGTGCCAGGAGCGCGCCGCCAAAGACGGCAAGCTTCCGCTCACCACCCGCCGCACCTCGTTCATCAACCTGCCCGTCAGCGCCACCGAAGATCGCGTGGTCGGCACGCTCGACATCGAGAAGGCCATACAAAAAGGCGAACGCCACTTTGAGGCCGGCGTGCTAGCCGCTGCCAATCGCGGCCTGCTTTACGTGGACGAAGTGAATCTGTTGGACGATCACGTGGTGGATGTCTTGCTGGACTCGGCGGCGATGGGGGTCAACGTCGTGGAGCGGGAAGGCATTTCGTTCGCCCACCCGGCCCGCTTCATCCTGGTAGGAACCATGAACCCCGAAGAAGGCGACCTGCGCCCGCAACTGCTCGACCGTTTCGCCCTGTCGGTGGACATTCACGGCCTCACCACCTCAACCGACCGGGTGGCGATCATGGAACGCAACCTGAATTACGAAGCCGATCCTGACGCTTTCCACAAAGAGTGGGAGCCAAAAGAACACGAACTGGCCGACGAGATCGAGCAGGCCCGCGAGATCGTCGAAGAGGTGAAGTATGGCAAGCGCGATCTCGAAGCCATCGCTTCGCTCACCACTTCCATGGGTGTGGACGGCCACCGGGCCGACCTGGTGATTCTGCGCGCCGCCCGCGCCCATGCCGCCTTCGGCGGGCGGGTGACGATCAACGACGAAGACATCATTCTGGCCGCCGAACTGGCCCTGCCGCACCGCATTAAGCACGGCCCCTTCCAGAAGACGGAAGTGACCGCCTACGATCTCGAAGAGCGCATGGAGCAAATTCGTTCTGAGTTTGGCGGGGCCGAAAGCCAGCCCACGCCCTCGGAAGAAAAGTCGCAGGTAAAAAAAAACAGGGCGTAG
- the gatC gene encoding Asp-tRNA(Asn)/Glu-tRNA(Gln) amidotransferase subunit GatC, producing MPLTLQEVQHIAELAKLELTEAETIHFREQLSAVLDYAAALQKVDTSAIPPTATVLPLRTVLRDDVARPSLDRETLLANAAESEAGCFKVPAVLE from the coding sequence ATGCCCCTCACTCTCCAAGAAGTCCAACATATCGCCGAACTGGCGAAACTTGAATTGACCGAAGCCGAGACTATTCACTTCCGCGAGCAACTGTCGGCAGTGCTGGATTACGCGGCGGCTTTGCAGAAGGTGGATACTTCGGCCATCCCGCCCACGGCCACGGTCCTGCCGCTCCGCACCGTCCTGCGCGACGACGTGGCCCGGCCCTCGCTCGACCGTGAAACCCTGCTGGCCAACGCCGCCGAGTCGGAAGCGGGGTGCTTCAAAGTGCCGGCTGTGCTTGAGTAA
- the gatA gene encoding Asp-tRNA(Asn)/Glu-tRNA(Gln) amidotransferase subunit GatA, with the protein MELHHLSITAAAAQLRAGEITSVELTEALLRRIEALNPKLNAFLAVTAGLALEQAREADWRLKTEAARPLTGIPVAIKDVICVKGVPATAGSKILSGYIPPYNATVVEKLLAAGVVILGKTNTDEFAMGSSTENSAYGPTRNPWDVTRVPGGSSGGSAAAVAAGLALGAFGSDTGGSVRQPGALCGVVGLKPSYGRVSRYGLIAFASSLDQIGVFAHTAEDAALLLNAIAGHDPHDGTSMPTPVPDYTAKLGEGLRGLRIGLPKEYFIGGVNAEVSAAVNVAVKVLESLGAKTRAVSLPHTDLALSTYYIIAPAEASANLARFDGVRYGPRVDAPAMWDEYRKTRGAGFGPEVKRRIMLGTYALSTGYYDAYYLQAQKVRTLIKGDFDKAFADVDVIACPTSPDTAFKIGEKVDDPLAMYLEDVFTLPGSLAGIAGLSVNCGFDAFGLPIGLQLLGPAFSEERILRVAHQYQQATEWHKREPKL; encoded by the coding sequence TTGGAATTACACCATCTTTCCATCACCGCCGCCGCCGCCCAGCTTCGCGCTGGCGAGATCACCAGCGTCGAGTTGACCGAGGCCTTGTTGCGGCGCATTGAAGCTCTTAATCCAAAGCTCAACGCCTTTCTGGCCGTCACCGCCGGCCTGGCGCTTGAACAGGCGCGGGAGGCCGATTGGCGACTCAAAACAGAGGCGGCGAGGCCGCTGACCGGAATCCCGGTCGCCATCAAGGACGTGATCTGCGTCAAGGGCGTCCCGGCCACCGCCGGTTCAAAAATCCTCAGCGGCTACATCCCGCCCTACAACGCCACCGTCGTCGAAAAACTTCTGGCGGCAGGGGTCGTGATTTTGGGCAAGACCAACACCGACGAGTTTGCGATGGGATCGTCCACCGAGAACTCGGCTTACGGCCCGACTCGCAATCCGTGGGATGTGACTCGTGTGCCGGGCGGATCGTCCGGGGGAAGCGCCGCGGCGGTGGCCGCCGGACTCGCCCTCGGAGCGTTTGGAAGCGACACCGGCGGCAGTGTGCGCCAGCCCGGCGCGCTGTGCGGCGTGGTCGGCCTCAAGCCGTCGTATGGCCGCGTCTCGCGTTACGGGTTGATCGCCTTTGCCTCGTCGCTCGATCAAATCGGCGTCTTCGCCCACACCGCCGAAGACGCCGCGCTTCTGCTCAACGCCATCGCCGGCCATGACCCGCATGACGGAACCAGCATGCCCACGCCCGTGCCCGATTACACTGCCAAGCTCGGCGAGGGTTTGCGCGGCTTGCGCATTGGTTTGCCCAAAGAATATTTCATCGGCGGCGTGAACGCCGAAGTGAGCGCGGCGGTGAATGTTGCGGTGAAAGTGCTGGAGAGCCTCGGCGCTAAAACGCGCGCAGTCTCCTTGCCTCATACCGACCTGGCGCTCTCGACATATTACATCATCGCCCCGGCCGAGGCCTCGGCCAACCTGGCCCGCTTCGACGGCGTGCGTTACGGCCCGCGTGTGGACGCGCCGGCGATGTGGGACGAATATCGCAAGACGCGCGGCGCGGGCTTCGGGCCAGAAGTGAAGCGGCGCATCATGCTTGGCACGTACGCGCTCTCGACCGGCTACTACGACGCCTACTACCTGCAGGCGCAAAAAGTGCGTACGCTGATCAAGGGCGATTTCGACAAAGCTTTCGCCGACGTGGACGTGATCGCCTGCCCTACCTCGCCGGACACCGCTTTCAAAATTGGCGAGAAGGTGGACGACCCGCTGGCGATGTATCTCGAAGACGTGTTCACCCTGCCCGGAAGTTTGGCCGGAATCGCCGGCCTGTCCGTCAACTGCGGCTTCGACGCTTTTGGTTTGCCCATCGGCCTGCAACTGCTCGGCCCGGCCTTCAGCGAAGAGCGCATTTTGCGCGTGGCGCACCAGTATCAGCAAGCGACGGAGTGGCACAAACGAGAGCCGAAGTTATGA